Within the Cryptococcus deuterogattii R265 chromosome 14, complete sequence genome, the region TTTCCGCAGAAAATGGATCCATCAACATTTGCGCCATTTATACGACATCCTCTGAGGAAGCCAAGCCCGAAATTCATCTCGAAGTACCGACACCTACCAGTATTACACCCGGTCTGACTCCACTTTCAGAAATTGAACCAATCGGTATCCGAGAACCTCACCCAACCCCCATGGATGTGGGACAGAGGGATCTTCAAAACGCCTTGACACCGCCACCAAAAGCACTTAGCGCGGCCTCGACACCCGGTGGAGGCTACAAGACTCCCGATGGTAGCCCTGTCAGAGCGGCAATCTCAAATGTCAATAAAATTTTTGAGAAGGCGAAATCTTCACAAGAGCCCATCAGTGGACATACGGAAAAGGATGTGGAGAATGATGTTAAGATACGTAGCGTGATAAAGGAAGTCGCTGAGGATCCCCATCAGTGGATGTGATGGAGTTTAATGGGAGTAACAGCGAACAGGAGGTGAATTGTAAGTAAATTAAGGAAGTTGGCTCCTAGTCTCATAACTCGTAACTTTTAGAGTCAATATACATTGAAAGTAATCTGAGGAACGAAAGCAAGTGTACATACCCTGAAGACTTCAAGATGAGATCATTTCCCTGTTAACTGGAGAGAAACCTTCTATCTATGGTCTAAGCCACTTATAATCGTCGTTTGACAGCCCCAATCAGCAACCTGTAGGGGATGCAATCTGTCCATGTATGTTCGCATGTTTGATCTTCGCTCGAAATCTTTCAAAAATGCAGCCAGCGTCGAGCCAATGGAAAAATTATTATGTTAAGTGCTCTTTGGACTGTCAAGTTGTGGCTACTCTTCCAGTTAAGGTATTCGCGCAAAAATTGATTGTCAAACGCCGTCCTCTGGCCAGAAAATCTCACTCCGCATCATTGACTCTCTTGTTCATCAGCTTATAGTGTTGACATATCGTCATAGTGTATACAAAAGAAGGGGTATCGTACACTCCGTTATGATCTCGTTAACTAACGACAGTCGTTGGCGTATGTGGGGCAGGAATGAGAAACTAGAAAAGATCTTCAAGGGTCATCTGCCTAATGGAGATTCAATCAATACAGATCGTGCAAATGGGAAGTGGGCGATTTTGGAGAAATACATACTTGACAATGTCAGTGCTAGCAACCATCTGTGTGAACTCCTCAAAAGAGAGCTTCCCATCCCTAATGCAACAGGTTGTAAGGACAATATTTGCGCCGATCAACATAAGACTTACCCATCCTTATCAGCCTCCATGATGGTTTTATCTACAATTTGTTGCAACTGTTGATCCTGTACACCAGTGATCAGCCCACGACCCTTCCTAATCGACGATGACGCACTTTAAGGTTATTTCCAACCATTTGTTTCAACACAAGATATAGTTCACCATTGGAGATGTAGCCGTCTCGGTCCATGTCGTAGACCTTGAAAGCGACTGGCAAGCGCATTAATCAGCATGTAATCAGGTTGTCCCAGCCTTGATACTTACATCTCAGCTTTTCATCACGCCCTCCTTTACTACTGAAAGCACTCAAACCTCCGACAAATTCCTGAAAATCAACCGTTCCACTTCCACTGCAGGATGTATCAGATTTGAGACCTTCATAAGACATTATTTGATGAACGCCAACATACTCTTCATCAAAGATTGCTATCATTCGATGCGCCAAAGGGTTATTTGCGATTTGGGGAATCTGAAGAAACTCGTCTTTGTCGATAGATCCGGAACCGTCCTTGTCAAGTTTCAtaaacctcttcttcaatctcataAGCTCCGGCCCAGAGACTGTGAGGAAGCAGGCCTGTCAGCGGTAAAACTAGACCAACAGGAGAAAAATGAGGGGATGGCAAACCCGTGGTTGAAGCGTCATGAACTTACAGTTGGAATTCCTTTCCAGGGAATTGA harbors:
- a CDS encoding calcineurin subunit B: MGAAESSMFNSLERNSNFSGPELMRLKKRFMKLDKDGSGSIDKDEFLQIPQIANNPLAHRMIAIFDEDGSGTVDFQEFVGGLSAFSSKGGRDEKLRFAFKVYDMDRDGYISNGELYLVLKQMVGNNLKDQQLQQIVDKTIMEADKDGDGKLSFEEFTQMVASTDIVKQMTLEDLF